The following are encoded in a window of Vespula pensylvanica isolate Volc-1 chromosome 2, ASM1446617v1, whole genome shotgun sequence genomic DNA:
- the LOC122637632 gene encoding nuclear pore complex protein Nup85 yields the protein MAGIDNIEIPIPDEVCKQVGIAASWINSNKIGLYAYKYINKHIQDTKSTFITSNIKIHILRPEVILFSPPLRKLVNESNGVFLSIYKIKSSSSGDICPELLKHSKQYRSILRACVEGLQDIAEKSLSENKIIIENFLTIFYNVECVWHLTEILYVDNIPGNVILPCLLEWIQFHFPSKELKAIKMLSQKCIAADLEYIYYWEVVIGCALHGKTDLVRALLSMHSKADHPAFIVAENMIKTMPIYNVYGGYSVNEFTIRWKHWQLDLSSNIDSKTFAIDNNLEMLMKLVVGDESTIWEFSKYTEAWYELLAAKLFYSVPCCKQIELTRHANNMAEKWKANKPLDHIILALIENDLHRVIKEIQCMNDNGWFAAHLIDLLYNCGKLNIIDKHQMNVTAQLHESLILEYATTLMGHHSLWQCGASYLIHCPIQGLARLEILLQSLPMGSEARVNKIIDIARGSNMNHIVTSICKIQGVKCIRQKRLGNALSWALKAQDGSFITYIANQFLKYYAENGELECRDLLENLGPCMLASDRLTFLGKYCEFHQMYSIGEFKEAASLLVSLIVSNLTPRYFWSILFTDVIPLLESEDVILSSIDSFELLRCVEAHGDDPKFADKIEIFRLAVARNLARALNLEGCQAEQ from the exons atgGCTGGTattgataatatcgaaata CCAATTCCAGATGAAGTTTGTAAACAAGTAGGTATTGCGGCAAGCTGGATTAATTCAAATAAGATTGGATTATatgcatacaaatatataaataaacatatacaag atacaAAAAGTACCTTTATTACatctaatattaaaatacatattctaAGACCTGAAGTAATATTGTTTTCTCCTCCATTACGTAAACTTGTTAATGAAAGTAATGGagtttttttatcaatttataaaattaagtcATCTTCTTCTGGAGATATTTGTCCAGAGTTACTGAAACATAGCAAGCAATATCGTTCTATTTTAAGAGCATGTGTAGAAGGTTTACAAGATATTGcagaaaaatctttatctgaaaataaaataataatagaaaattttcttactattttttataatgtagAATGTGTGTGGCACTTAacagaaattttatatgtcGATAATATACCAG GTAATGTAATATTACCATGTTTGTTAGAATGGATTCAATTTCACTTTCCATCAAAAGAACTTAAagcaataaaaatgttatcacAAAAATGTATTGCTGCTGatctagaatatatatattactggGAAGTAGTAATAGGTTGTGCATTACATGGAAAAACAGATTTAGTACGTGCACTTTTGTCAATGCATAGCAAAGCAGACCATCCAGCTTTTATCGTTGcagaaaatatgattaaaaccATGcctatatataatgtttatggTGGTTATTCAGTGAATGAGTTTACAATACGTTGGAAACATTGGCAGTTAGATTTATCTTCAAATATTGATAGTAAAACTTTTgctattgataataatttagaaatgcTTATGAAG TTAGTAGTTGGAGATGAATCTACAATATGGGAATTCTCAAAATATACAGAGGCCTGGTATGAATTATTAGCTGCAAAATTGTTCTACTCTGTACCTTGTTGTAAACAAATTGAGCTTACACGACATGCAAATAACATGGCAGAAAAATGGAAAGCAAATAAACCTTTAGATCATATTATTTTGGctttaatagaaaatgatcTTCATCGagttattaaagaaattcaatGTATGAATGATAATGGATGGTTTGCAGCTCATTTAATAGATTTACTGTATAATTGTgggaaattaaatattatagataaacaTCAAATGAA tgtTACGGCACAGTTACATGAATCCCTTATTTTAGAATATGCTACCACCTTAATGGGACATCATTCCTTATGGCAATGTGGTGCTAGTTATTTAATACATTGTCCCATTCAAGGTTTAGCtagattagaaatattattacaatcatTACCCATGGGTTCAGAAGCAAGggtaaacaaaattattgatattgcACGTGGTAGCAATATGAATCATATAG ttACTAGCATATGCAAGATTCAAGGTGTGAAATGCATTAGACAGAAAAGGCTTGGAAATGCATTATCATGGGCATTAAAAGCACAAGATGGTAGTTTCATAACATATATTGCTAatcaatttctaaaatattatgcAGAAAATGGGGAATTAGAGTGTCGTGATTTACTTGAGAACTTAGGACCTTGTATGTTAGCTAGTGATAGACTTACATTTTTAG GTAAATATTGTGAATTTCATCAAATGTATAGTATTGGTGAATTCAAAGAAGCAGCTAGCTTATTAGTTTCTCTGATAGTTTCTAATCTAACACCAAGATA tTTTTGGTCAATTCTGTTCACGGATGTTATTCCTCTTTTGGAAAGTGAAGATGtaattttatcttctattGATTCTTTTGAATTATTGCGTTGTGTTGAAGCTCATGGTGATGATCCAAAGTTTgcagataaaatagaaatatttcgtttagCAGTGGCACGAAATTTAGCAAGAGCATTAAATCTTGAAGGCTGTCAAGCAGAACaatag